A genomic region of Leptotrichia massiliensis contains the following coding sequences:
- a CDS encoding HAD family hydrolase: MFKAIVSDLDGTLLNAEHKVSEFTRETVKLLLQKGIKFYIATGRNYLGAKEAMDELGVKIPLITSHGSAAFDENGNEIFSNRLKREYLDKVLNIDYKAFGKDIIITGYSGPNWFVTEDLREYFYNKKPDRTRYPKQITPSEFKKRDFAKIFFLGEDHDELLELENEIKRVVGEENISLLFANEGSLEVFPADCNKAKAAEVVLERDGLTLKDAVSFGDGLNDYDLITETGLGFAMGNSIYLLLEKLTDTEVIGSNANDGMAKKVRELFDL; encoded by the coding sequence ATGTTTAAGGCTATTGTAAGTGACTTGGATGGTACGCTTTTAAATGCAGAACACAAAGTAAGTGAATTTACTAGGGAAACAGTGAAATTGTTATTACAAAAGGGGATTAAGTTTTATATTGCAACTGGGAGGAATTATTTGGGAGCAAAAGAGGCTATGGATGAGCTTGGGGTAAAAATTCCGTTGATTACTTCACATGGCTCTGCTGCTTTTGATGAAAATGGAAATGAGATTTTTTCAAATAGGCTGAAAAGAGAATATTTGGACAAGGTTCTTAATATTGATTATAAAGCGTTTGGGAAAGATATTATTATAACTGGGTATTCTGGACCAAACTGGTTTGTTACTGAAGATTTGAGAGAATATTTTTATAATAAAAAACCGGATAGAACTAGATACCCAAAACAGATTACTCCTAGCGAATTTAAAAAACGTGATTTTGCAAAAATATTTTTTCTTGGGGAAGATCACGATGAACTTCTGGAATTAGAAAATGAGATAAAAAGAGTGGTCGGAGAGGAAAACATAAGCCTTTTATTTGCAAATGAAGGAAGTCTGGAAGTTTTTCCTGCAGATTGTAACAAAGCGAAAGCAGCAGAAGTGGTGCTGGAAAGAGATGGACTTACATTAAAAGATGCTGTTTCATTTGGGGATGGGCTGAATGACTATGACTTGATAACAGAAACAGGGCTTGGATTTGCAATGGGAAATTCGATTTATTTGTTGCTTGAAAAATTGACAGATACGGAAGTTATTGGCAGTAATGCAAATGATGGGATGGCAAAAAAAGTAAGAGAATTATTTGATTTATAA
- a CDS encoding response regulator, translating into MTKIALVVDDTPFIREDIRDILEDQGYEVYEANDGLEAVEMYKKINPAIVTMDINMPRMHGLKATQVITDFDKEAKIMICSTMVMFPNYMKMGKEAGAKAFLSKPFDEQEFMNEFSKLFL; encoded by the coding sequence ATGACTAAAATTGCATTGGTTGTAGATGATACGCCATTTATTAGAGAGGATATAAGGGACATTCTAGAAGATCAAGGGTACGAAGTATACGAGGCAAATGATGGCTTGGAAGCTGTGGAAATGTATAAAAAGATAAATCCTGCAATTGTAACAATGGATATAAATATGCCAAGAATGCATGGATTAAAAGCCACACAAGTAATTACAGACTTTGACAAGGAAGCCAAAATTATGATTTGCAGTACAATGGTTATGTTTCCAAATTATATGAAAATGGGAAAAGAAGCTGGAGCAAAGGCATTCTTATCAAAACCTTTTGATGAACAGGAATTTATGAATGAATTTTCAAAATTATTTTTATAA
- a CDS encoding thioredoxin family protein translates to MGTFEDYLKFEVTEAQEDEKQLRIIEKISLSEETEKAIKGIDKDITIIAVAQVYCPDCRATVPFLKKFSDLNNKIKIDYRSRETAKEFFSDTDERIKIPTLISYVDGKYNTFWNEFPDVVRKEMDKNPENFEDIKYNFRIGKFNAEIEKELVDYLTSL, encoded by the coding sequence ATGGGAACATTTGAAGATTATTTAAAATTTGAAGTTACTGAAGCTCAGGAAGATGAAAAGCAACTAAGAATTATAGAAAAAATTTCTTTATCAGAAGAAACTGAAAAGGCTATAAAAGGTATAGACAAGGATATTACAATTATCGCCGTAGCACAAGTTTACTGTCCAGATTGCCGTGCAACTGTCCCTTTCCTAAAAAAATTCAGCGACTTGAACAATAAAATAAAAATTGACTACCGTTCAAGAGAAACTGCCAAAGAATTTTTTTCAGATACAGATGAAAGAATAAAAATACCTACATTAATTTCGTATGTTGATGGAAAATATAATACTTTTTGGAATGAATTTCCAGATGTAGTAAGAAAGGAAATGGATAAAAATCCAGAAAATTTTGAAGACATTAAGTATAATTTTAGAATTGGAAAGTTTAATGCAGAAATTGAAAAAGAACTGGTTGATTACTTGACTTCTTTATAA
- a CDS encoding GNAT family N-acetyltransferase gives MKKIEFKIIQNSDYSDEIRNILDEEEMESLVQVKYEKVPNLFESLHKDSEKTPIIVVGIDTENDNLVGVGACSIFKNNIGYLNSFRIKKEYRNKVNFGKAYEMLITEAKKLGVKNIITTILEENKIAQKILTKRRKSMPIYEFYKNIVFFSLKNLKKGDLIVKYEEILNYGNFEIYLKNKTNKKYIVTDYKKIYKLLYKFRKVIAFFGYPEMPEINKISNFLYVDFVLKDKNADEKKNKNEFIKAVKFIQNKGYNCDFFMIGSYENSFLEKNLDKMKTFKYKSKMYKVFYEEIENTEIDNNFKSEDIEISFWDL, from the coding sequence ATGAAAAAAATAGAATTTAAAATTATTCAAAATAGTGATTATAGCGATGAAATAAGAAATATTCTAGATGAAGAGGAAATGGAATCGCTTGTACAGGTAAAATATGAGAAAGTGCCGAATTTGTTTGAATCATTGCATAAGGATAGCGAAAAAACTCCGATTATCGTGGTAGGAATTGATACTGAAAATGACAATCTTGTTGGTGTTGGGGCTTGTTCTATTTTTAAAAATAATATCGGGTATTTAAATTCATTTAGAATAAAAAAAGAATATAGAAATAAAGTCAATTTTGGCAAGGCTTATGAAATGCTGATAACAGAAGCAAAAAAACTTGGGGTAAAAAACATAATTACAACTATTTTGGAAGAAAATAAAATAGCACAAAAAATTTTGACAAAAAGGCGAAAAAGTATGCCAATTTATGAATTTTATAAAAACATTGTATTTTTTAGCTTAAAAAATTTGAAAAAAGGCGATTTAATAGTGAAGTATGAAGAAATTTTGAACTATGGAAATTTTGAAATTTATCTGAAAAATAAGACAAATAAAAAATACATTGTGACAGATTACAAAAAAATTTATAAACTTTTGTATAAATTTAGAAAAGTGATAGCGTTTTTTGGATATCCAGAAATGCCTGAAATCAATAAAATTTCAAATTTTTTGTATGTGGATTTTGTTTTAAAGGATAAAAATGCAGATGAGAAAAAAAATAAAAATGAATTTATAAAAGCTGTAAAATTTATTCAAAATAAAGGCTATAATTGTGATTTTTTTATGATCGGAAGTTATGAGAACTCGTTTTTGGAAAAGAATTTAGATAAAATGAAGACTTTTAAGTATAAAAGCAAGATGTATAAAGTTTTTTATGAAGAAATTGAAAATACTGAAATAGATAATAATTTTAAAAGTGAAGATATTGAGATTTCGTTTTGGGATTTGTAG
- a CDS encoding Cof-type HAD-IIB family hydrolase yields MYKAVVSDLDGTLLNEEHKVSPFTKETIELLLKKGIKFYIATGRGYVGAKEIMDEIGLKIPLITSNGARIVDENGAEIYVNNIEQKYVDKIFSINYKSFDKGIILNGFSGNHWYVTEDARDYFYIQKPNRKQYPEQIEWKEFKKLAFTKIFFLGEHEKLLEIEKEVRKVTNGEVNIVFVNEKSLEIFSKDCDKAVAAGFLLLRDGLALKDAVSFGDGFNDYDLITQTGLGFAMKNSIYRLLEKLTDTEIIESNAEDGMAKKVRELFNI; encoded by the coding sequence ATGTATAAAGCTGTTGTAAGTGATCTGGATGGGACGCTTTTAAATGAAGAGCATAAAGTTAGTCCATTTACGAAAGAAACAATTGAATTATTACTGAAAAAAGGAATAAAATTTTATATTGCGACTGGACGGGGTTATGTTGGAGCAAAGGAAATAATGGATGAAATTGGATTGAAGATTCCTTTGATTACATCAAACGGTGCCAGAATTGTAGATGAAAATGGAGCAGAAATTTACGTCAACAATATTGAGCAGAAATATGTGGATAAAATTTTTTCAATTAATTACAAATCATTCGATAAAGGAATAATTTTAAATGGATTCTCAGGCAATCATTGGTACGTAACAGAAGATGCCAGAGATTATTTTTATATACAAAAGCCAAATAGAAAGCAATATCCAGAGCAGATTGAGTGGAAAGAGTTTAAAAAACTTGCTTTTACAAAAATATTTTTTCTAGGTGAACATGAAAAATTGCTGGAAATTGAAAAGGAAGTCAGAAAAGTTACGAATGGAGAAGTCAATATCGTATTTGTAAATGAAAAAAGTCTGGAAATTTTTTCAAAAGACTGCGATAAGGCTGTAGCTGCAGGTTTTTTACTATTAAGAGATGGACTTGCATTAAAAGATGCTGTTTCATTTGGAGATGGATTTAACGATTATGATTTAATAACTCAGACTGGACTTGGATTTGCAATGAAAAACTCAATTTACAGATTGCTTGAAAAATTAACAGATACTGAAATTATCGAAAGTAATGCTGAAGATGGAATGGCTAAAAAAGTAAGGGAATTATTTAATATTTAA
- a CDS encoding B12-binding domain-containing radical SAM protein yields MKITFILPAIGKKKGQKYIKTWKNMEPLMIAVLNSLTPGDVETNFMDDRNEFINYEENTDLVVISVETYTAKRAYEIAKKFQKRGIKVLAGGYHPTVEPDECLEHFDSIILGNAESVWTKMLNDLKENKLEKRYYGITTSFAMPDRSIYKDRKYSPLALIETGRGCNFACDFCAIHSYYEKKYFRRPIEEIVQDIKNSGKKYVFFIDDNFVADHKHAIEICKAIEPLNIKWVTQGAITIAKNDELLYWMKKSGCKMILIGYESMNPNILKDMGKGWRSGVGEINELTEKIHSYGIGIYATFVFGYGNDTKETFDETVKFAKKHGFYFAAFNHLVPFPKTGVYRKLREEKRLLSEKWWLDENYPYGRISFLPTDQTPDELSKKCANARKSFFGWRSILKRGFMQLKRSHDLGMFAIFFAQNFNLKKEVTGKYDLPYAQNLDEAPK; encoded by the coding sequence GTGAAAATAACATTTATACTGCCTGCCATTGGAAAGAAAAAAGGGCAGAAATATATAAAAACATGGAAAAATATGGAGCCGCTTATGATTGCGGTTTTAAACTCTTTAACTCCTGGGGATGTTGAAACGAATTTTATGGATGACAGGAATGAGTTTATAAATTATGAGGAAAATACAGATCTGGTTGTGATTTCTGTGGAAACTTATACTGCCAAAAGGGCTTACGAAATAGCAAAAAAATTTCAGAAAAGAGGGATAAAAGTACTTGCAGGGGGCTATCATCCAACTGTAGAGCCTGACGAGTGTCTGGAACATTTTGATTCGATTATTTTGGGAAATGCGGAAAGTGTGTGGACAAAGATGTTGAACGATTTGAAGGAGAATAAGCTGGAAAAACGGTATTATGGGATAACTACGTCTTTTGCAATGCCTGACAGGAGTATTTACAAGGATAGGAAATATTCGCCACTTGCACTGATTGAAACAGGTCGTGGGTGCAATTTTGCGTGTGATTTCTGTGCGATTCATTCTTATTATGAGAAAAAGTATTTCAGGCGTCCTATTGAAGAAATTGTGCAGGATATAAAAAATTCTGGGAAGAAGTATGTTTTTTTTATTGATGATAATTTTGTGGCGGATCATAAGCATGCAATTGAGATTTGCAAGGCGATTGAACCATTAAATATAAAATGGGTAACGCAAGGGGCTATTACCATTGCGAAAAATGATGAACTGCTTTACTGGATGAAAAAAAGTGGATGTAAAATGATTTTGATTGGATATGAGTCAATGAATCCAAATATTTTAAAGGATATGGGGAAAGGCTGGAGAAGTGGCGTTGGGGAAATAAATGAACTGACGGAAAAAATTCATAGTTATGGAATCGGAATTTATGCTACTTTTGTATTCGGTTATGGAAATGACACGAAGGAAACTTTTGATGAAACGGTAAAATTTGCCAAAAAACATGGATTTTATTTTGCAGCATTTAACCATCTTGTACCATTCCCAAAAACAGGCGTTTATAGAAAATTAAGAGAAGAAAAACGGCTTCTTAGTGAAAAATGGTGGCTGGATGAAAATTATCCTTATGGACGGATTTCCTTTCTTCCAACTGATCAAACTCCCGATGAGCTTTCCAAAAAATGTGCCAATGCAAGAAAAAGTTTTTTTGGATGGCGTTCAATACTTAAAAGAGGATTTATGCAGTTAAAACGAAGCCATGATTTGGGAATGTTTGCAATATTTTTTGCACAAAACTTTAATTTGAAAAAAGAAGTTACGGGGAAATATGATTTACCGTATGCACAAAACTTGGATGAAGCTCCAAAATAA
- a CDS encoding site-2 protease family protein, giving the protein MKIVKNYYNRFKVLNPEYSEIKLGIIVAIIIYFIGRIFFAAEISRDMIISLVVFVISMTLHEVAHGYVAYKFGDDTAKRKGRITLNPLKHIDFTGIILPILILLSGFKFLVGWAKPVPVNFYNLRPHRLGLFCVAIAGIVVNFILAGTSLVLLKFGNKYLDIENIFMTILLYTYLINLLLGLFNLIPITPLDGGRIVYSLSGYRIREFYNKIERYGILIIFVIVYLGSTVLTQGFLTIVEFFLRLAGINISLTF; this is encoded by the coding sequence GTGAAAATAGTAAAAAATTATTATAACAGATTTAAGGTCTTAAATCCTGAATATTCAGAAATAAAACTGGGGATTATTGTTGCAATTATTATTTATTTTATTGGAAGGATTTTTTTTGCAGCAGAAATCTCAAGAGACATGATAATTTCACTTGTGGTTTTTGTAATATCAATGACTCTTCATGAGGTGGCACATGGCTATGTGGCTTACAAATTTGGTGACGACACCGCAAAAAGAAAAGGAAGAATAACGCTAAATCCTTTAAAACATATTGATTTTACAGGAATAATTCTGCCTATTCTCATACTTTTGAGCGGATTTAAATTTTTGGTGGGTTGGGCAAAGCCTGTTCCAGTTAATTTTTATAATTTAAGACCACATCGGCTTGGGTTATTTTGTGTTGCAATCGCTGGAATAGTAGTAAATTTTATTCTTGCGGGAACTTCACTTGTATTACTAAAATTTGGAAATAAATATCTGGATATTGAGAATATTTTTATGACAATCCTGCTTTATACTTATTTAATAAATCTTTTACTTGGATTGTTTAACTTAATACCGATAACACCGTTAGATGGGGGTAGAATAGTGTATTCACTTTCAGGGTATAGAATTAGGGAATTTTACAATAAAATTGAAAGATACGGAATTTTGATTATTTTTGTAATTGTTTATTTGGGAAGTACAGTTTTAACACAGGGATTTTTAACAATTGTAGAGTTTTTTTTACGGCTTGCAGGCATAAATATAAGTTTAACTTTTTAA
- a CDS encoding Cof-type HAD-IIB family hydrolase encodes MYKAVISDLDGTLLSRGHHVTKFTKNVIKEIIKKGVNFYIASGRSYDQIGYVTEQLEVKIPIIAANGARIFDEDGNMIYEKGLSSKSAKAILGLDYENIAEGSHLNIFSGNDWIITKGTAQKVYDRISRDVKVDFKELPKNELENLDILKIFYIGDHEQLINLEKAILKITDDVNVIFVSDYCMEVMAKGANKGAAAKFLLEREGLELKDAVAFGDGENDFEMLTMVGKGYAMGNSIDRLRKLLPKDFEYVGANTEDGEAVKLQELFLERVKNI; translated from the coding sequence ATGTATAAAGCAGTTATAAGTGATTTAGACGGAACTTTATTAAGTAGAGGTCATCATGTTACTAAATTTACTAAAAATGTAATAAAGGAAATAATAAAAAAAGGAGTAAATTTTTATATTGCGTCAGGAAGAAGTTATGATCAAATCGGATATGTAACTGAACAGCTTGAAGTAAAAATTCCAATTATAGCAGCAAATGGGGCAAGGATTTTTGATGAAGATGGAAATATGATTTATGAAAAGGGCTTGTCAAGCAAATCAGCAAAAGCAATATTGGGGTTGGATTACGAAAATATTGCTGAAGGTTCACATTTAAACATTTTTTCAGGGAATGACTGGATTATCACAAAGGGAACCGCTCAAAAAGTGTATGATAGGATTTCAAGAGATGTAAAAGTTGACTTTAAGGAACTTCCAAAAAATGAATTAGAAAACTTGGATATATTAAAAATATTTTATATTGGAGACCATGAGCAACTTATCAACTTGGAAAAAGCTATCTTGAAAATAACAGACGATGTAAATGTTATTTTTGTCAGTGATTATTGTATGGAAGTTATGGCAAAAGGAGCAAACAAGGGAGCTGCAGCAAAATTTCTGCTAGAAAGGGAAGGCTTGGAATTAAAGGATGCGGTAGCTTTTGGAGATGGAGAAAATGACTTTGAAATGCTTACAATGGTTGGAAAAGGTTATGCAATGGGAAATTCCATCGATAGATTAAGAAAATTATTGCCAAAAGATTTTGAATATGTTGGAGCGAATACCGAAGATGGGGAAGCTGTGAAATTGCAAGAGTTATTTTTGGAAAGAGTAAAGAATATTTAG
- a CDS encoding lysophospholipid acyltransferase family protein, whose amino-acid sequence MKTTIDFIIFSIFYIFIKIFNFLSPKIRLKISEFIGVLLFYLIPKGRKLSYRNLNLILNEQNSFNYSKKKIKEIAIKSYKNTAKSFLLPFWIYEYFENFSPKIYNSELLEKLKSENERIILVTSHFGFFHASLFPTRNDTMFIPIRIISNKFIESYMDKIRFKNNMTYFPEQNYKSFLKNKNSKGVFVLLSDVRKPDGDKITFFGLPTTNSGFPAYFSKKENIPIVIIHNEVDENNICHIFIDKVIHPENYKNRHEIMKSILTEYEKIILKLPEQWFWFQDRWRDGI is encoded by the coding sequence ATGAAAACAACCATAGATTTTATAATATTCTCAATTTTTTATATTTTTATAAAAATCTTTAATTTTCTTTCACCCAAAATTCGTCTAAAAATATCTGAATTTATTGGTGTTTTGCTTTTTTATCTCATTCCAAAAGGAAGAAAATTGTCGTATCGTAACTTAAATTTGATTTTAAATGAACAAAATAGTTTTAATTATTCAAAGAAAAAAATCAAGGAAATTGCGATAAAATCTTATAAAAATACAGCAAAGTCGTTTTTACTGCCCTTCTGGATTTATGAATATTTTGAAAATTTTTCGCCAAAAATATATAATTCTGAATTACTGGAAAAATTAAAGAGTGAAAATGAACGGATTATTCTTGTTACTTCACATTTTGGATTTTTTCACGCCAGCCTTTTTCCAACGAGAAACGATACAATGTTTATTCCAATTAGAATTATCTCAAACAAATTTATTGAATCTTATATGGATAAAATCCGTTTTAAGAATAACATGACTTATTTTCCAGAACAAAATTACAAATCTTTTTTGAAAAATAAAAATTCAAAGGGCGTTTTTGTGCTTTTAAGTGACGTACGAAAACCAGATGGGGATAAAATCACATTTTTTGGCTTACCTACCACTAATTCAGGCTTTCCTGCCTATTTTTCCAAGAAAGAGAATATTCCGATTGTTATTATTCACAATGAAGTTGATGAAAACAATATTTGCCACATTTTTATAGACAAAGTTATCCATCCTGAAAATTACAAAAATAGACACGAAATAATGAAATCTATTTTAACTGAATACGAAAAAATTATCTTAAAACTGCCAGAGCAATGGTTCTGGTTTCAGGACAGATGGCGGGATGGAATCTAA
- the glmS gene encoding glutamine--fructose-6-phosphate transaminase (isomerizing) encodes MCGIVGYIGAKNAQEFVIDGLEKLEYRGYDSAGIAVNTGNEKFEIVKKVGKLQNLADELKKNPLSGTVAIGHTRWATHGKPSDENSHPHFNKDKTLVVVHNGIIENYLELKKDLVAKGYEFKSETDTEIVAHLLDELYTGDLLETVKKLLKVIKGAYALGIMSVNEPDRIIAARKESPLIIGLGDGENFIASDIPAILKYTRDVYLIENNEIVEIKKDSVKIMDVEGNEIKRDITHIEWDLEAASKGGYEYFMEKEIFEQPEVLVKTLNSRVDENYNINFDDAGLTREYLNGINDIYIVACGTAYHAGLAGKHIIEKKTRIRVDVDIASEFRYRNPVIDDKALVIVLSQSGETLDTLEAMKEAKRHGARVVAITNVVGSSIAREADHVIYTWAGPEIAVASTKAYTTQMVILNLMAIDFAYKFGKITKDEADRDIKKLYEVEQSIQKMLEYDEKIKDVANKIKDSESMFYLGRGLDYVIAVEGALKSKEISYIHSEAFASGELKHGTIALITDGVPVVVNVTQSDLFEKSVSNIKEVTSRGAYVIAIAKEGNTIVEEVADEVFYIPNVEDDYAGFPTIVIHQLLAYYLSKLKGNDVDKPRNLAKSVTVE; translated from the coding sequence ATGTGTGGAATTGTAGGTTACATTGGAGCGAAAAATGCTCAGGAATTTGTTATTGACGGGTTGGAAAAATTAGAGTACAGAGGTTATGATTCGGCTGGGATTGCTGTTAATACTGGAAATGAGAAATTTGAGATTGTGAAAAAAGTTGGGAAATTGCAAAATTTGGCTGATGAGCTGAAAAAAAATCCACTTTCAGGGACAGTTGCGATAGGGCATACAAGATGGGCAACTCATGGTAAGCCATCTGATGAAAATTCACACCCTCATTTTAACAAGGATAAAACATTAGTTGTTGTTCACAATGGAATCATTGAAAATTATCTGGAATTAAAAAAAGATTTAGTTGCAAAAGGGTATGAGTTTAAGTCAGAAACTGATACGGAAATTGTGGCACATTTATTGGATGAGCTTTATACTGGGGACTTGCTTGAAACAGTAAAGAAATTGTTAAAAGTTATAAAAGGAGCCTATGCACTAGGGATTATGTCTGTGAACGAGCCTGACAGAATTATTGCGGCAAGAAAGGAAAGTCCGCTTATTATAGGGCTTGGAGATGGAGAAAACTTTATTGCGTCAGATATTCCTGCAATTTTAAAATATACTAGGGATGTATACTTGATTGAAAATAATGAAATTGTGGAAATAAAAAAAGATTCTGTAAAAATTATGGATGTAGAAGGAAACGAGATAAAAAGAGACATAACTCATATTGAGTGGGATTTGGAAGCTGCTTCTAAAGGTGGTTATGAGTATTTTATGGAAAAAGAAATTTTTGAACAGCCAGAAGTGCTTGTAAAAACTTTAAACAGCAGAGTTGATGAAAATTATAACATTAATTTTGATGATGCGGGGCTTACAAGGGAATATTTGAATGGAATCAATGATATTTATATTGTGGCTTGCGGAACTGCTTACCACGCTGGGCTTGCTGGAAAGCATATTATTGAGAAAAAAACAAGAATACGTGTAGATGTTGACATTGCGTCAGAATTTAGATATAGAAACCCTGTGATTGACGATAAGGCATTGGTTATTGTATTAAGTCAGTCTGGAGAAACTTTAGACACGCTTGAGGCTATGAAAGAGGCAAAAAGACATGGAGCAAGGGTAGTCGCAATTACAAATGTAGTTGGCTCTTCGATAGCAAGGGAAGCGGATCACGTTATTTACACTTGGGCAGGACCTGAAATTGCCGTTGCTTCTACAAAGGCATACACTACTCAAATGGTAATTTTAAACTTGATGGCAATAGACTTTGCATATAAATTTGGAAAAATTACAAAGGATGAAGCTGATAGAGACATTAAAAAACTGTATGAAGTGGAACAAAGTATTCAAAAAATGCTAGAATACGATGAAAAAATAAAAGATGTTGCAAACAAGATTAAAGATAGCGAAAGCATGTTTTATCTTGGACGTGGACTTGATTATGTAATCGCTGTGGAAGGTGCATTAAAATCTAAGGAAATTTCATATATTCATTCAGAGGCTTTTGCTTCAGGAGAATTGAAACACGGTACAATTGCACTAATTACAGATGGAGTCCCAGTTGTTGTAAATGTTACACAGTCTGACTTGTTTGAAAAATCTGTATCAAATATAAAAGAAGTTACATCAAGAGGAGCTTACGTTATCGCAATTGCAAAAGAAGGAAACACAATTGTAGAAGAAGTGGCTGATGAAGTATTCTATATTCCAAATGTGGAAGATGATTATGCAGGATTCCCTACAATTGTAATTCATCAGTTATTGGCGTATTATTTATCAAAATTAAAGGGAAATGATGTGGATAAGCCAAGAAACTTGGCAAAATCGGTAACTGTAGAATAA
- a CDS encoding MBL fold metallo-hydrolase, with translation MIEKIKIGLNNLYLFKNKNDEYLLLDTGINVKNKEILKKLIQKIGDIKKIKVIVLSHSHSDHVGNLKMLIDEIGDVKVIAHRNSENVLETGKSVIPNGFYWFTEKISKKLKSKKNFSKNIFSKLEKNDIEKVIFIDFLQQEKILLSEYGFGNMEIIETKGHSNDSVSVAVFDEKNNEKYLFCGDLVQNLCFKFPLIPLFGENKEELIENWKKIILNGYDKFFPATGKEVMARDLIRRLGKDEKNRI, from the coding sequence ATGATAGAAAAAATAAAAATAGGTCTAAATAATTTGTATTTATTTAAAAATAAAAATGATGAATATTTATTGCTGGATACGGGAATAAATGTGAAAAATAAAGAAATTTTGAAAAAGCTGATTCAAAAAATTGGAGATATAAAAAAGATAAAAGTGATAGTTCTAAGCCATTCCCATTCTGATCATGTGGGAAATCTGAAAATGCTCATTGATGAAATTGGAGATGTTAAAGTTATTGCACATAGAAATTCTGAAAATGTATTAGAAACAGGAAAAAGTGTTATTCCAAATGGATTTTATTGGTTTACAGAAAAAATTTCTAAAAAATTGAAAAGTAAAAAGAATTTTAGTAAAAATATTTTTTCAAAATTAGAGAAAAATGATATAGAAAAAGTTATTTTTATTGATTTTTTACAACAGGAAAAGATTTTACTTTCAGAATACGGTTTTGGAAATATGGAAATTATTGAAACAAAAGGACATTCAAATGATTCGGTTTCGGTTGCAGTTTTCGATGAAAAAAATAATGAGAAATATTTGTTTTGTGGAGATCTGGTTCAGAATTTGTGTTTTAAATTTCCGTTAATTCCCTTATTTGGGGAGAATAAGGAAGAATTGATTGAAAATTGGAAAAAGATTATTCTGAATGGTTATGATAAATTTTTTCCTGCGACTGGGAAAGAAGTTATGGCACGGGATTTAATCAGAAGATTGGGGAAAGATGAAAAAAATAGAATTTAA